A single window of Vigna unguiculata cultivar IT97K-499-35 chromosome 1, ASM411807v1, whole genome shotgun sequence DNA harbors:
- the LOC114188077 gene encoding cysteine-rich receptor-like protein kinase 29, protein MVRTEAIYPVSTHLTVVAASSDSRRKYSTGSAAASNFQTVYGLVQCTPDLSETDYNRCLDGCISEISSCCQGRMGARVLRPSCNIRFESAMFYNQTPKLDPDVTPPSPSPPSSVGTCHC, encoded by the coding sequence atggtaagaaccgaggccatatacccCGTCAGTACCCATCTCACAGTGGTGGCTGCATCTAGTGACTCTCGTCGTAAGTATTCTACCGGTAGTGCAGCTGCTTCAAATTTTCAAACCGTATACGGTCTTGTGCAGTGCACCCCTGATTTGTCTGAGACAGACTACAATAGATGCTTGGATGGGTGTATCTCAGAAATCTCATCGTGTTGTCAGGGCAGGATGGGTGCTAGAGTTCTTAGACCAAGCTGTAATATTAGATTCGAAAGCGCAATGTTCTATAATCAAACTCCTAAACTAGACCCTGATGTAACACCACCATCTCCGTCTCCTCCTTCCTCCGTAGGTACTTGTCATTGTTAG